From the genome of Bartonella sp. M0283:
GTCTTTTCGGCGTTGTGGTTGTCAATCCCGTTGCAGCTTGGGGAACAGCACAATCGGAAAAAATTCTTTCCCAGTGGAAAGGCAAGAATTTAGAAACACCTGTGGATAAAGAACGCGTACCATGGTTAACGCAACGTACCGACTTCGGACTTACAACCATAGGTACAAAATCTGTTGCGGATGGCGGGCTGACATTGATTGATGCGACGTTCGTCGAATATAACGATGATGAAACAATCAAGGATTGGCTGAATGCATCACGAGCCCACCTCGTTCAGGGCTATTGGGTACTTGAAAATGGCGGTCGGTATAGAGCTGGTCATGAGCCTGAAACTTTTACAGAATTAAAGATTCCGAGCAATCTGCGGCCGGAATTTGTCGAAGAAAAATTAGCAGATCCGGCAACGATTCCGTTTTATGATTTGCCCCGCAAAATAGAGGTTGCCCGTTCATTCGGATATTCGGCCAATTCCTTCGATATGCAACTACAATCTCTAGTTGCACTTCCTGCGCTTCTTATTGCGATGACATTGATCGCGGCAACTGTTACATTGAAATTTGTGAGATTCGGTCAATCTCGCACGATGATTTTAGGTGGAATCATTGCCGGGTTCGTGCTTTATGTGGTTACGGTTCTTGTGCAAGCATTCGGTAAGGCGGCTTATGTGCCTCCGGTAATTGCTGCTTGGGTGCCGGTTGTTATTGCGTTATTTTTTGGTATATCCTTTTTGTTGCATAAAGAGGATGGCTAGGTGAGACAATTGACAAGTGGAATGAAAATTTCGAACAGCCTAAGGGCTCTGGCACTCAGCACCGCGTTAGGGTGCTCTCTGGGAGTAGGTGCAATTTACGTTGCCTCTGCACAAGATTTTAGTGCCATGACAGCCTCTCATGAAACTGATCCGAATGCACGCATGTTACTTTCGGCGGATGAGCTCGTTTACGATCGTGACGCCAATACCGTTACTGCCCAAGGAAATGTGCAGATTGAATATGACGGAAACCGAATCGTTGCACGCAAGGTCGTTTATAACCAGAAGACAAATCGTGTTCTAGCTGAAGGCGACGTGGAAATTGTCCAACCGGATGGTAGCAAATATTATTCGCAGCAAATTGATATGACCGAAGATTTGGGGGAAGGTTTTGTTAATTCGCTCCGAGCTGAAACGCCTGACAATACCCGATTTGCCGCAGTAAGCGCTGAACGTAGCGGCGGCCAAATGACAGTCTTCAACCGCGGTGCCTATACTGCCTGCGAACCCTGTTATTATAAGCCGGATAAGGATGTCCTCTGGCAGATTAAAGCGAAAAAGATCATATGGAATGGCGCGACAAAAACCATGCGTTTTGAAAACAGCCATTTCGAGTTTTTCGGCATGCCTGTTGCCTGGTTCCCGGTTTTCGAGATGCCGGATCCAACAGTGAAGCGTAAAACCGGTCTTTTGACACCGAATTTCGTTTTTACGAATGATCTCGGTTTTGGCGTTCGCAATTCTTATTTCTGGAATTTGGCTCCAAATTATGATTTTACGCTGTCGGCAACCGGATATACAAATCAGGGTTTATTAACGGAAGGCGAATGGCGCCACCGTTTGGAAACAGGTACATATAATATTCGTTTTGCCCATATCTATCAGGTTAATCCGGATGATTTTGACCATGATACGATCGATAGCAATAACGATAATCGTTATATGGTGGCGACAAAGGGTGATTTCCGGATCAATTCAAGTTGGACATATGGATGGGATATTCTGGCCCAGTCTGACAGGAATTTTAGTCGCACCTACGATCTTGAAGGTTACAAGAACGATGTGTTCCGTTCACAAGTCTATTTGAACGGACTTGCTGGCCGAAACTATTTCGATATGCGCTTTTATCATTTTGAAGTGCAAGATTCGATGCTCAAAGATAATCCGAGCGAACGTTACACCCGCCAGCCTTGGGTTCTTCCGCGTATAGATTATTCTTTCACTCCGGACGAGTCAGTCTATGGCGGTGAATTTACTTTCCATACAAATGTACAATCCATCTATCGTGATAAGGCAGATTTCGCTTTTGCCGATTGGCAAGGTCGTCCTCTTAACACCGCGCGACTTGCAGGCATGTCCGGCACAGACTTCCGATTGACAACAGATGTTGAATGGAAAAGGAGTCTGATCAGTCAAGGTGGTCTGGTCTTCACGCCTATTCTGGCATTGCGTGGCGATGGTATAGGTACCGATGCCCACGGTAACTATGGTGGTTACATGTCGGACGGCAGCTATAGCAAGATGGATATAGAGTCAGGCGCATTCCGTGGCATTGCAACGGCCGGTTTGGACTTGCGTTATCCCCTGCTCTTTACTGCCGGTAATTCCACCCATGTGATTGAGCCTATCGCGCAAATTTTCATTAGAAATAATGAACAATATACCGGTCGCCTTCCCAATGAAGATGCTCAAAGCTTTGTTTTTGATGCCACGACATTGTTTGAACGTGACAAGTTTTCCGGTTATGACCGTGCAGAAGGTGGAACACGTTCCAATGTCGGTCTGAGATATTCCGGTAATTTCAATAATGGTTGGTCACTTTATGGTTTGGCCGGCCAATCATTCCAGCTTTTTGGCAAAAATTCTTATAATGCAAAAGATTTTGTCAGCGTCGGCGCTGATTCCGGACTTGAAACTGCCCGTTCCGACTATGTTGCGATGATCGGTGCAAGCAATGAACATGGATTTGCCATTGCTTCGCGCGGCCGTTTTGATGATGAAACGGGTTCGATCCGGCGTGGTGAGGTCGAAGCTTCACAAACCTGGAAGCGGGTATCGCTTTCATCGCAATATGCATATATCCAAAGTCAGCCGGATTATGGTTATGCGCAGGATCGTCAAGAAGTCAGTCTTTATGGCGATTATAAATTTACGGATCATTGGTCGATTCATGCCAATTCAAGTTATGACCTCGTTTCCGATACGTTTGTGAGATTGGGCACAGGTTTGAATTATCTTGATGAATGTTTTGGCTTCAATCTCGGCTATTCCCAGACCCGTAACCCGTGGGAGAATGAACCCAAGCACACATTCGGCTTTCTATTATCCTTCCGCACCGTGGCAGATATCGGCAAAGCAATGTAACAATATTGCAAGTTACGGGCAGTTTTTTGGTAAAATACTGTTTTTGTGATATTAAAGTTTGTAACTGTTTGGAAAATAATTGGCAAAAAGTAGAAGCTGAAAACAATGAAAAAGATGAAAACACGCTCATTGGCATTAATCCTTGCGTCGATGCTCGGCGCAACTTTCTTGTCGGCTGACGCTTTTTGCGCTCCAAAAGCCTCCCAAACAGAAAGCTCGGGATTAACTGCCGTTGCTGTTATCGTCAACGGGAATGCCATAACCAATTACGACATACAAAGGCGAGCAGCATTTCTCAGACTGCAGAGAAAAACCGGCAATCTTACAGCTCAGGCTAAAGATGAGCTCATTGAAGACATGCTCAAACGCGTCGAGATGAAAAAGCGCAATATGGACGTCAGCGATGAAGAAGTCGACAAAGCATTTGCCGGTTTTGCCGAACGAAACCATATGACCGTCGCTCAATTGACAGACATGTTAGGCAAAGCCGGTGTCACTGCGGAACATTTCAAAAATTATATTCGCGTCCAAATGGGATGGGGGCGCCTTGTCAGTGCCCGCTATCGCGCTGAAGGCGGTATGGTTAGCGAGCAGGAAGCAGTCCAGCGTATGCTGAAAAATGGCGGAGTAAAACCCACTGCCAATGAATATGAGTTGCAGCAGGTGATCTTTGTTGTTCCTAATAACCGGCGTAGTGCTATATTGGGAAAACGGAAACAAGACGCTGAAATGTTCCGTTCGAAATTTTCGGGATGCGCAAATCTCAAGCAGCAAGCGACCGGTATGATTGATGTCACAATCCGCAATCTTGGTCGTGTCCTTGAACCACAATTACCTGAAGAGTGGGAAAAAGCGGTCAAAGCAACACCTGCTGGTCGTATGACACCACCGCAAGAAACACCAAGAGGTGTTGAAGCTCTAGCCGTCTGCAATATTAAAAAAGTTTCCGATGATAAGGTGGCCCAACTGGTCTTCACCGTTCAGGACAATGAAAAATCCGGAGACAAAAAAGCTGAAGATCTCAGTGCAAAATACGTCAAGGAACTGCGGGACAAGGCCCGCATTGAGAACCCCTGATGATGCCACTTGCGGTTAGTGGTGGTGATCCCACTGGCATTGGATTGGAAATCGCTCTGAAGGCATGGTTGTTGCGCCAGTCTCGCCATGTACCACCATTTTTCATCCTTGCCGACCCGGATATGACAAATGAGACGATATCTGCGTTAAAGATTGATGTTCCTCTAATAATCGTTGAACCCGATGCCCTGACAGATGTCGCGTCCTTGTTTAATGATAATTTTCCGGTCCTCAAGCTCAATAACCGCCAGTCCGGTAAACTCGGTCATCCGTCTTCAACAAATGCAGCCGGTATTATCGAAGCAATCGAACGGGGCGCCCGCCTCGTTAACGCCCATAAAGCCTCAGCACTTGTTACGTGCCCGATAGCGAAAAATGTGCTTTATGATGCCGGTTTTCATTTCCCCGGACATACGGAATTTTTGGCTGATCTCGCGAAACAGATGAATGGGAAGACATATCAACCCGTCATGATGCTTTGGGGGCCAGAGCTAAAAACAATACCTGTAACAGTCCATATTGCACTTGAAAAAGTTTCCGGTTCTCTGTCGAAAGAGCTTCTGGTTAGTACCGGTCTCATAGTCGCCCATGATCTGCGTGAACGATTTGGGATCAATAAGCCGAGACTTGCTATAGCCGGTCTAAACCCCCACGCAGGAGAACGCGGAGCAATGGGAAAAGAAGAAAGTACGATAATTGAGCCGGCAATAGAAATATTGCGTTCCCATGATATCGATGTTATCGGCCCTTTCCCCTCGGATACGATGTTCAACGTCAGAGCAAGAAAGAATTATGATGTTGCACTATGTATGTATCATGATCAGGCACTCATACCGGTGAAAACAATCGGGTTCGATGATACGGTGAATGTTACTTTAGGATTGCCCTTTATTCGTACTTCACCAGATCATGGAACAGCCTTTGACATAGCTGGTAAAGGGATAGCTTCACCGGACAGTTTTATTGCTGCATTAAAACTTGCTCAAACGCTTGCAACAAATGCCCGCCATCATGACAATTGATTCACTTCCACCGCTGCGGGAAATTATCGCGAAATTCGGTTTACAGGCTAAAAAATCGCTTGGCCAAAATTTCCTTTTCGATCTTAATTTGACATCCAAAATTGCCCGGCAAGCCGGTGATCTTTCTAGCAAACCGGTTCTGGAAATCGGTCCGGGCCCAGGTGGTTTAACACGCGCTTTATTGGCTCAAGGGGCTATTGTTACTGTTATAGAGTGCGATACACGATGTGTTGGTGCTCTCAAAGAAATCTCCGAGATTTATCCGGATAAACTTCGCATCATAGAAGGAGATGCTTTAAAACAAGATTTTAATGCCCTTTTCAACACAAACGAAAAGCCAGCTATCGTTGCCAATCTTCCTTATAATATCGGAACAGAACTTTTAACCCGCTGGCTTTTGACCGAGCCGTGGCCACCGTTTTATCAATCCATGACATTGATGTTTCAAAAAGAAGTTGCTGAACGTATTGTCGCCCTTCCGGACACGCCTCATTATGGACGGCTCAGCGTTCTTACCGGATGGCGAGCTCTTGCACGAATAGCATTCGATGTTCCGAGACAGGCTTTCACACCACCGCCGAAGGTAACATCCTCTGTTGTTCACATTGTTCCTTATCAAAATCCGCTCCCCTGCTCGTCACGCAATCTGGAAAAAGTCACCAGAGCGGCATTCGGGCAAAGACGCAAAATGCTCCGCCAAAGTCTGAAATCTCTTGGAGGAGAGTTATTATTGGAAAAAACAGGAATTGATGGAACAAGACGTGCTGAAACGCTCGAAATAAAAGAATTCGTCGCTCTTGCTAAAGCGCTTGAGACTTGAAAATAGATCTATTTTCAAGATCACGGACAAAAAATCACTTTTT
Proteins encoded in this window:
- the rsmA gene encoding 16S rRNA (adenine(1518)-N(6)/adenine(1519)-N(6))-dimethyltransferase RsmA, with translation MTIDSLPPLREIIAKFGLQAKKSLGQNFLFDLNLTSKIARQAGDLSSKPVLEIGPGPGGLTRALLAQGAIVTVIECDTRCVGALKEISEIYPDKLRIIEGDALKQDFNALFNTNEKPAIVANLPYNIGTELLTRWLLTEPWPPFYQSMTLMFQKEVAERIVALPDTPHYGRLSVLTGWRALARIAFDVPRQAFTPPPKVTSSVVHIVPYQNPLPCSSRNLEKVTRAAFGQRRKMLRQSLKSLGGELLLEKTGIDGTRRAETLEIKEFVALAKALET
- the lptG gene encoding LPS export ABC transporter permease LptG, whose protein sequence is MIGWTLGRYFFSRYVKTTVYFLLGIFVLSLLIDFTINAGRLAGLPGYSPFGALAISALRIPFNMQQLFPFVALFSAMATLISLNRKMELVVTRSIGVSAWQFLTPLCFGAFLFGLFGVVVVNPVAAWGTAQSEKILSQWKGKNLETPVDKERVPWLTQRTDFGLTTIGTKSVADGGLTLIDATFVEYNDDETIKDWLNASRAHLVQGYWVLENGGRYRAGHEPETFTELKIPSNLRPEFVEEKLADPATIPFYDLPRKIEVARSFGYSANSFDMQLQSLVALPALLIAMTLIAATVTLKFVRFGQSRTMILGGIIAGFVLYVVTVLVQAFGKAAYVPPVIAAWVPVVIALFFGISFLLHKEDG
- the pdxA gene encoding 4-hydroxythreonine-4-phosphate dehydrogenase PdxA, with amino-acid sequence MMPLAVSGGDPTGIGLEIALKAWLLRQSRHVPPFFILADPDMTNETISALKIDVPLIIVEPDALTDVASLFNDNFPVLKLNNRQSGKLGHPSSTNAAGIIEAIERGARLVNAHKASALVTCPIAKNVLYDAGFHFPGHTEFLADLAKQMNGKTYQPVMMLWGPELKTIPVTVHIALEKVSGSLSKELLVSTGLIVAHDLRERFGINKPRLAIAGLNPHAGERGAMGKEESTIIEPAIEILRSHDIDVIGPFPSDTMFNVRARKNYDVALCMYHDQALIPVKTIGFDDTVNVTLGLPFIRTSPDHGTAFDIAGKGIASPDSFIAALKLAQTLATNARHHDN
- a CDS encoding LPS-assembly protein LptD, whose translation is MRQLTSGMKISNSLRALALSTALGCSLGVGAIYVASAQDFSAMTASHETDPNARMLLSADELVYDRDANTVTAQGNVQIEYDGNRIVARKVVYNQKTNRVLAEGDVEIVQPDGSKYYSQQIDMTEDLGEGFVNSLRAETPDNTRFAAVSAERSGGQMTVFNRGAYTACEPCYYKPDKDVLWQIKAKKIIWNGATKTMRFENSHFEFFGMPVAWFPVFEMPDPTVKRKTGLLTPNFVFTNDLGFGVRNSYFWNLAPNYDFTLSATGYTNQGLLTEGEWRHRLETGTYNIRFAHIYQVNPDDFDHDTIDSNNDNRYMVATKGDFRINSSWTYGWDILAQSDRNFSRTYDLEGYKNDVFRSQVYLNGLAGRNYFDMRFYHFEVQDSMLKDNPSERYTRQPWVLPRIDYSFTPDESVYGGEFTFHTNVQSIYRDKADFAFADWQGRPLNTARLAGMSGTDFRLTTDVEWKRSLISQGGLVFTPILALRGDGIGTDAHGNYGGYMSDGSYSKMDIESGAFRGIATAGLDLRYPLLFTAGNSTHVIEPIAQIFIRNNEQYTGRLPNEDAQSFVFDATTLFERDKFSGYDRAEGGTRSNVGLRYSGNFNNGWSLYGLAGQSFQLFGKNSYNAKDFVSVGADSGLETARSDYVAMIGASNEHGFAIASRGRFDDETGSIRRGEVEASQTWKRVSLSSQYAYIQSQPDYGYAQDRQEVSLYGDYKFTDHWSIHANSSYDLVSDTFVRLGTGLNYLDECFGFNLGYSQTRNPWENEPKHTFGFLLSFRTVADIGKAM
- a CDS encoding peptidylprolyl isomerase, which translates into the protein MKKMKTRSLALILASMLGATFLSADAFCAPKASQTESSGLTAVAVIVNGNAITNYDIQRRAAFLRLQRKTGNLTAQAKDELIEDMLKRVEMKKRNMDVSDEEVDKAFAGFAERNHMTVAQLTDMLGKAGVTAEHFKNYIRVQMGWGRLVSARYRAEGGMVSEQEAVQRMLKNGGVKPTANEYELQQVIFVVPNNRRSAILGKRKQDAEMFRSKFSGCANLKQQATGMIDVTIRNLGRVLEPQLPEEWEKAVKATPAGRMTPPQETPRGVEALAVCNIKKVSDDKVAQLVFTVQDNEKSGDKKAEDLSAKYVKELRDKARIENP